Proteins encoded in a region of the Sphingomonas japonica genome:
- a CDS encoding calcium:proton antiporter has protein sequence MPLTTATTQSPDHAPMPWRDALPVWTLAMPPVGLVAVAIGLAKLGTIGIVAATLILIGCVLAAVHHAEVVAHRVGEPFGTLVLAVAVTVIEVSLIVSLMLAESGDASALARDTVFAAIMIILNGIVGLCLLAGAARHREQRFTQRGVSAALCVLAAMAVLSLVLPNYTSTTPGPTYSASQLLFTAVVSLILYGTFVLIQTVRHRDYFLPGGEGVAADVHAALPSNRTAWAAFGVLAVALVVVVLLAKALSATVERAVLDAGLPLAIVGVVIAALVLAPESLAAYRAAKRDRLQTSLNLALGSALATIGLTIPTVAVVSLMLDLPLTLGIDGKSVVLLALSLFVATLSLGTGRTTVLQGAVHLVIFAAYLFTTVIP, from the coding sequence ATGCCGCTGACCACCGCGACTACCCAATCGCCCGATCACGCGCCGATGCCGTGGCGGGATGCCCTGCCGGTCTGGACGCTGGCGATGCCGCCGGTCGGTCTGGTCGCGGTCGCGATTGGACTCGCCAAGCTCGGCACCATCGGCATCGTCGCCGCGACGCTGATCCTGATCGGCTGCGTCCTCGCCGCGGTTCACCACGCCGAAGTCGTCGCGCACCGCGTCGGCGAACCGTTCGGCACGCTAGTGCTGGCGGTCGCGGTGACGGTAATCGAGGTGTCGCTGATCGTGTCGCTGATGCTGGCCGAGAGCGGCGACGCCTCGGCCCTCGCCCGCGACACCGTGTTCGCGGCGATCATGATCATCCTCAACGGCATCGTCGGGCTGTGCCTGCTCGCCGGGGCCGCGCGCCACCGCGAACAGCGCTTCACCCAGCGCGGGGTCAGCGCGGCGCTGTGCGTCCTCGCGGCGATGGCGGTGCTGTCGCTGGTACTGCCCAACTATACCTCGACGACGCCGGGGCCGACCTATTCGGCGTCGCAGCTGTTGTTCACCGCGGTCGTCTCGCTGATCCTCTATGGCACCTTCGTCCTCATCCAGACGGTGCGGCACCGCGATTATTTCCTTCCCGGTGGCGAGGGCGTCGCCGCCGACGTCCATGCCGCATTGCCGAGCAATCGCACGGCATGGGCTGCGTTCGGCGTCCTCGCCGTCGCGCTGGTGGTCGTCGTGCTGCTCGCCAAAGCGCTGTCGGCGACGGTCGAGCGCGCGGTGCTCGATGCCGGCCTGCCGCTGGCGATCGTCGGCGTGGTCATCGCCGCGCTGGTGCTGGCGCCGGAAAGCCTCGCCGCCTATCGCGCCGCCAAGCGCGACCGGCTGCAGACCAGTCTCAATCTCGCGCTCGGTTCGGCGCTGGCGACGATCGGGCTCACCATCCCGACGGTGGCGGTGGTGTCGCTGATGCTCGATCTGCCGCTGACGCTCGGCATCGACGGCAAGTCGGTCGTGCTGCTCGCGCTGTCGCTGTTCGTCGCGACGCTGTCGCTGGGCACCGGGCGCACCACGGTCCTGCAGGGCGCGGTGCACCTGGTGATCTTTGCCGCCTATCTGTTCACGACCGTCATTCCCTGA
- a CDS encoding GGDEF domain-containing protein yields the protein MRFYRASQFLFPHSLGLRLFAVCFVGTHIPLIAFVGWEVLRGRIAWTETWLLLAATLLGTAGAMIGIRKLLAPLKISIEGVRSIERGEPFGGSGTAGPDEMGQLLARVSEAAAAVQSRLSALDQAAHRDPLTGLLNRRGFFLEADPLFHARVGGAFALIDLDRFKLINDTYGHPTGDRVIRDFCNRLRATVGRDDVVARWGGEEFAVYFPRADEAHARGVLEQLAASIRDRPIAELGNHIATFSAGLVEVTDEPVDRTIERADAALYAAKRSGRAQVLVERDVLARAMGGLG from the coding sequence GTGCGTTTCTATCGAGCCAGCCAGTTTCTGTTCCCGCACAGCCTGGGGCTGCGGCTGTTCGCCGTATGCTTTGTCGGTACGCACATCCCGCTGATCGCATTCGTCGGTTGGGAAGTCCTGCGCGGACGCATCGCCTGGACTGAAACCTGGCTGCTGCTCGCGGCGACGCTGTTGGGCACCGCCGGAGCGATGATCGGCATCCGCAAGCTGCTGGCACCGCTCAAGATCTCGATCGAGGGTGTGCGCTCGATCGAGCGCGGCGAGCCGTTCGGGGGATCGGGCACGGCCGGACCCGACGAAATGGGGCAATTGCTGGCGAGGGTCAGCGAGGCGGCAGCGGCGGTGCAGTCGCGGCTGAGCGCACTCGACCAAGCCGCGCATCGCGATCCGCTGACCGGGCTGCTCAATCGCCGGGGCTTTTTCCTGGAGGCCGATCCGCTGTTCCATGCGCGGGTCGGCGGCGCCTTTGCGCTGATCGATCTCGATCGCTTCAAGCTGATCAACGACACCTATGGCCACCCGACCGGTGACCGCGTCATCCGTGATTTCTGCAACCGGCTGCGCGCGACGGTCGGCCGCGACGATGTCGTCGCACGCTGGGGTGGGGAGGAATTTGCGGTGTATTTCCCGCGCGCCGACGAGGCACATGCCAGAGGCGTGCTCGAGCAATTGGCGGCTTCGATCCGCGACCGCCCGATCGCCGAACTGGGCAACCATATAGCGACCTTTTCCGCAGGGCTGGTGGAGGTGACCGACGAGCCGGTCGACCGCACCATCGAGCGCGCCGACGCCGCGCTCTATGCCGCCAAGCGCTCGGGACGCGCGCAGGTGCTGGTCGAGCGTGACGTGCTGGCGCGGGCGATGGGCGGACTGGGCTGA